Proteins found in one Pieris napi chromosome 11, ilPieNapi1.2, whole genome shotgun sequence genomic segment:
- the LOC125054101 gene encoding zinc finger protein 501-like: MEFTSLIVPLTTNMCRTCLVEFDSNDATMFMKIQDLIEHENIKIKLIDILVFLNCLEHNDEENWPQGICSTCVATAIMAYGFKLNCLKANATLTQILTIQPQLPLSSDLDNIDINVVYQDHEYELPFFTSQSVLDFESNLPVNKELTPLPPVTEITATEHPPRTVGDKKYACSFCNKSFTRIFSLRYHMAKHSGIQKYLCPKCGKKFYTNNGLNQHLISHKDSQFKCGFCNKTYKTRQSLKEHFRLAHSNNRYSYICVTCGKQFTVKSSLMKHTKIHTGQKQFSCPLCPKTYTRASYLRSHSLIHTGELKPKPFQCTYNECNRSFSSKHSLLVHFAYAHSSERPHKCDICSKGFATTSGLRVHKESHTGSKEVTCKICRKKISNRRVLQKHMRIHQESQ, from the exons ATGGAATTTACGAGTTTAATTGTTCCTCTCACGACAAATATGTGTCGGACATGTTTAGTAGAGTTTGATTCAAATGACGCCACCATGTTTATGAAAATACAAGATCTCATTGAACATGAGaacataaaaatcaaattaattgatatattgGTTTTTCTCAATTGCTTGGAG CATAATGATGAAGAAAATTGGCCTCAAGGTATATGCTCTACATGTGTAGCTACAGCTATAATGGCTTATGGTTTTAAGCTCAACTGTCTGAAAGCTAATGCTACTCTCACCCAAATTCTAACTATACAACCTCAACTTCCACTGAGTTCtgatttagataatattgacATAAATGTTGTTTATCAAGACCATGAATATGAGCTACCATTTTTTACCAGTCAGTCGGTTTTGGATTTTGAGTCCAACTTGCCTGTAAATAAAGAACTGACTCCATTACCCCCGGTAACTGAGATAACAGCTACGGAACACCCACCAAGAACAGTTGgtgataaaaaatatgcatGTTCCTTTTGCAACAAATCTTTCACAAGGATATTTAGTTTAAGGTATCACATGGCCAAGCATAGTGGTATTCAGAAATATTTGTGCCCTAAATGTGGCAAAAAGTTCTACACAAATAATGGATTGAATCAACATCTTATTTCCCATAAAGATTCTCAATTTAAATGTGGATTTTGTAACAAAACTTACAAAACTAGACAATCATTGAAAGAGCATTTCAGATTAGCACATTCAAACAACCGCTATTCATATATATGTGTAACATGTGGAAAACAATTCACAGTTAAATCCTCACTTATGAAACACACTAAAATTCATACTGgccaaaaacaattttcatgCCCACTATGTCCCAAAACCTATACCAGGGCTTCCTATTTGAGAAGTCATAGTCTTATTCATACTGGTGAGCTGAAACCTAAACCTTTTCAGTGCACTTACAATGAGTGTAACAGAAGTTTTTCTAGTAAACATTCACTTTTAGTACACTTTGCCTATGCTCATTCAAGTGAAAGACCACACAAATGTGATATTTGTTCTAAAGGATTTGCTACTACATCAGGCTTGAGAGTCCATAAAGAATCACACACAGGAAGTAAAGAAGTGACATGTAAGATATGTCGAAAAAAGATTTCAAACCGAAGGGTTTTACAAAAACACATGAGAATTCATCAAGAAAGTCAGTAA
- the LOC125054102 gene encoding synaptosomal-associated protein 29 produces the protein MSGHKYISNTSNLFEDEDVDDDTFVNSFASRRPPPKPQSQTSSYIADLERQRQTMLLKQKEIEQRTLDSSSRSIGLLRESEQVGIATAEELARQREQLQNTSRRLDEINTNLTYSQKHLNGIKSVFYGFKNYLSGKSDQTPPKSLASTSSSINPSPSSKLGETLDGIGGSSPDERFSSHPTTRLRGLNQEQTTLEPMSDTQRVNKMLDDNLDEMVHHISRLKGLGMALGDEIETQNHLIDEITDKADTADIKIGHQNKQMNKLLGK, from the coding sequence ATGTCGGGACATAAGTATATAAGTAATACTAGTAATCTCTTTGAAGATGAAGATGTGGATGATGACACCTTTGTTAATAGTTTCGCATCAAGAAGGCCGCCCCCTAAACCTCAGAGTCAAACGTCATCATACATCGCAGACTTGGAGAGACAAAGACAAACAATGTTACTGAAACAAAAGGAAATCGAACAGCGTACTCTTGATTCTTCTTCTAGGAGCATCGGTTTACTTCGCGAATCGGAGCAAGTCGGAATTGCAACTGCCGAAGAACTCGCCCGTCAACGTGAACAACTACAAAATACAAGCAGAAGGTTGGATGAAATCAACACTAACTTGACTTACAGCCAGAAACACCTCAATGGTATCAAATCTGTGTTTTatggatttaaaaattacctcTCAGGTAAATCTGATCAAACTCCACCTAAAAGTTTAGCGTCTACAAGTTCTAGTATAAACCCAAGTCCCAGTAGTAAGTTAGGAGAAACACTTGATGGTATTGGTGGTTCTTCGCCAGATGAGCGATTTAGTAGTCACCCAACTACACGTCTGAGAGGATTAAACCAGGAACAAACTACATTAGAACCAATGTCTGATACTCAacgtgtaaataaaatgttagatGACAATTTGGATGAAATGGTTCATCATATTTCTAGATTAAAAGGCTTGGGAATGGCTCTTGGTGATGAAATTGAAACTCAAAACCATTTAATAGATGAGATTACAGATAAAGCTGATACAGCTGACATAAAAATTGGtcatcaaaataaacaaatgaacaaGTTATTGGGAAAGTAA